The Methylobacterium sp. AMS5 genome window below encodes:
- a CDS encoding ParA family protein translates to MAKLIGLASTKGGVGKTTIALNLAAVLARSGARVAVLDADPAGHASAVGELGALPFPVTTHLLEEVEASAVAAWTKGVRSTEADYVVIDAPGALGAAFGAVVAIVDLALIPVGASMLDIRGAAETVGIVRRHRKAGGRGRPDILVVPSRVDRRTGSGRDVVGTLAGLTEPVAPPITLRAVVADSLSGGEAVPTESPSGQEFTALAEAVRTRLENI, encoded by the coding sequence ATGGCGAAGCTGATCGGCCTCGCATCGACGAAGGGCGGCGTCGGCAAGACGACGATCGCGCTCAACCTCGCGGCGGTGCTCGCTCGCAGCGGCGCCAGGGTTGCGGTCCTTGATGCGGATCCAGCCGGGCACGCGTCGGCCGTTGGGGAACTCGGGGCGCTCCCCTTCCCTGTCACGACGCACCTCTTGGAGGAGGTGGAGGCGTCCGCGGTGGCGGCTTGGACGAAAGGTGTTCGATCCACTGAGGCCGATTACGTTGTGATCGATGCGCCTGGTGCTCTCGGCGCGGCCTTTGGTGCGGTGGTGGCGATCGTCGACCTCGCGCTGATCCCGGTCGGCGCCTCGATGCTCGATATCCGCGGCGCGGCTGAAACGGTCGGGATCGTGCGCCGTCACCGGAAGGCTGGCGGGCGCGGCCGGCCGGATATCCTCGTGGTGCCATCCCGCGTTGATCGGCGCACCGGCTCGGGCCGTGACGTGGTTGGGACGCTCGCTGGTCTCACCGAACCGGTTGCCCCGCCGATCACGCTCCGCGCTGTCGTTGCGGACAGCCTATCCGGGGGCGAAGCCGTACCCACTGAATCCCCATCCGGTCAGGAATTCACGGCGCTCGCTGAGGCGGTGCGCACCCGCCTGGAGAACATATAA